Sequence from the Bacillus sp. es.036 genome:
CTATGCTTTCTGGTTTTGAATACTTTCCTTACAATGATTTTGATCGTTTATCAGAAATCGAGGAACTAAAACCAGCAGCCGTCATGTTAGAGCTCGTCCAGGGTGAAGGAGGCGTTCGTCCAGCAGATCAGGAGTGGATCTCGGAGCTTGTGTCGATTTGTAAATCGAACAATATTCTTATCGTCGTTGATGAAGTGCAAACTGGGATGGGGCGAACCGGTACGCTATTTGCACATGAGCAATATGGATTTGAGCCAGATATTATGACGCTTGCAAAAGGGTTAGGTTCAGGGTTCCCGATTGGTGCGATGCTTGCGAAGGAAAGCGTAGCGTCAACATTTGGTCCAGGAACTCATGGCAGTACGTTTGGAGGAAATCCACTTGCTTCTACTGCTGCGACTGAAACTGTAAATGAGATCATCTCTTTAATGAACCATGCAAAAGAGATGGGAGAGTTTATGGTAAATGCAATTCAAAATTTATCAAAGAAGTACAAATCCATGATCGAAGTGAGGGGACTAGGATTACTTTTAGGAATTGAGGTGAAGGATGCCGCACCATTTGTTAATCAGCTGAGAGAAAAAGACGTTCTTGTTTTAAGTGCAGGACCTACCGTCATTCGCATACTCCCACCTCTCAATGTGAGTATGAAGGAAGCAGAGGAATTTTTAAAGAAACTAACAGAGGTTTTTAAGGCAGCAGATGAGGAGGATCAACCATGAAAAAAGGGTATCTTGTATTAGAAAACGGAGCAGTATTTGAAGGCGATCTAATAGGGGCGATTGAAGCTTCTGGTGAAGTAGTTTTCAATACAAGCATGACTGGTTATCAAGAGATTGTATCGGATCCTTCTTATGCCGGGCAAATCATCGTCTTTTGCTACCCACAAATCGGTAACTATGGAATGAACAAACTTGATAGTGAAAGTGAACACCTTCATCTTCATGGTGTCGTAACAGGAGAGCAGTGTGAGGAACATAGTCATTATTTAGCAACAGGTTCCTTCTCAAATGGTTTATTACAGAATGAAATTCCTTCTTTAACAGGTGTAGACACACGTGCCCTCGTTAAAATGCTGCGGGATTATGGAACAATGAAAGGACAGATAACGGCTGAACTTCCTAATAACAACGTTGAATGGAAATCAGAGAAATCTTTTGTTCCAAATGTATCAGTAAAAGAAAAAACACATTATCCAGGTGAAGGGCCACATATTATTCTGATGGACTATGGGTATAAGAAATCAATTCTTACGTCACTTCAATCTTTAGGTTGCGCTGTAACAATCATGCCATTTGATACAACTTTTCAGGAAGTTGTTGACTTACATCCAGACGGAGTGGTGTTAAGTAATGGTCCTGGAGATCCTGATGCATTATCTGCAACTTTTGAGACGATCCGGCTTATAAGTGAAAAATATCCAACTTTCGGGATTTGTCTTGGCCATCAGCTTCTCGCTCTTGCACACGGGGCGTCCACTCGAAAGCTACCTTTTGGACATCGGGGGTCGAATCACCCGGTGAAGCATTTGGAGACGGGGAAAGTGTTTATCACCTCCCAAAACCATGGTTATGAAGTCGTCCAGGACACCTTAGAAGATACAGGGTTTGCGCTAACTTTTGTTAATTTAAATGATGGAACTGTTGAAGGATTAAAACATCAACATTACAACATTCAATCGGTGCAATTCCATCCTGAAGCACACGCGGGACCTTCTGATACAGCTTTTTTATTCGATGCATTTATGAACCAGATTACAAGAACAGGAGACCAGCATTATGCCTTTACGTAAAGAGTTAAAAAAAGTTGTCATTTTAGGATCTGGCCCTATTGTCATTGGTCAGGCAGCGGAATTTGATTATGCAGGTACACAGGCGTGCTTGGCGCTAAAAGAAGAAGGGATTGAGGTTGTCTTAATTAATAGCAATCCAGCCACCATTATGACGGATTCATCTATTGCGGATCATGTTTATATGGAACCAATGACGCTTCCTTATGTAGAGGAAATCCTAAAAAAAGAAAACCCTGATGGCATCATTGGCACACTTGGTGGTCAAACAGGTTTAAATCTTGTCGTAGAGCTTTATGAAAAGGGAATTCTAGAAAAGTTGAATGTGGAACTTCTTGGAACATCTGTTGAATCCATTCAAAATGGGGAAGACCGTGAGAAGTTTAGACAGTTAATGATTGATATTGGCGAACCGGTACCTGAATCGAAAATTGCCCTGACAAGGGAAGAGGCGTTAACGTTCGCTCGAGAAATTGGTTATCCGATTATGGTTCGCCCCGCTTATACAATGGGTGGCGAGGGCGGTGGATTTGCAGCTGATGACAACGCATTGCTTGAAATTGTTGATCACGGCCTTTCTTTAAGTCCTATTCACCAGGTGCTCATAGAAAAAAGCATGCTTGGCTGGAAAGAAATCGAATATGAAGTGATGCGTGACGAAAATGATACGTGCATGATTGTCTGTAACATGGAAAACATGGATCCTGTTGGGATTCATACAGGGGATTCGATTGTTGTTGCACCATCTCAAACGCTGAATGATTACCAATACCAGATGCTGCGAAACGTTTCGTTGAAAGTGATTCGCGCGATTGATGTTATTGGTGGTTGTAATATTCAAATTGGATTAAACCCTGAATCAAACGATTATTACATCATTGAGGTGAATCCGCGGGTAAGTCGTTCATCTGCATTAGCTTCTAAAGCTACTGGCTATCCGATTGCACGTATGGCTGCAAAATGTGCCATTGGCTTTACATTAGATGAGCTTCCAAATCCAATTACAGGTAATACTTATGCAGCATTTGAACCTGCCCTTGACTATTTAGTTGTCAAAATACCGAGGTTCCCATTTGATAAGTTTCCTGAAGGTGATCGCGTACTTGGAACGCAGATGAAAGCAACAGGAGAAGTGATGGCAATTGATCGAAGTTTTGAAGGTGCTTTAAACAAAGCTGTAAGATCTCTTGAGAGTGGTCATCAATCGTTAACAGGGTTATATGAAGAGGTTAGTCAAGAGTACCTAAATGAACAGCTAATGACGCCAACAGATGAAAGACTTTTTTTAATTAGTGAAGCTTTTCGAAGAGGTTATTCTGTAGAGGACATTAAATCACTTACAGCCATTGATCGCTGGTTTCTTCATAAGGTGAAGCGAATTGTTGAAGCGGAAGTAAAGATAATGAATAAAACAGATCTGTCTCTAGAATTGCTGATTCACGTAAAGCAATTAAACGTTAGTGATGCCTACATTTCGAAAGCAACTGGAAAAACGATCGATTCTATCATGAGTATGTGTAAAGAAGCGGGCATCCAGAGGGGAATGAAGCAAGTCGATACGTGCGCTGGTGAATTTGAAGCGATCACACCTTATTTCTACTCTACTTATTTAGGGAGTGATGAGGTGCAGAAAACCAATGAGCCGGGTATTCTCGTCCTTGGTTCTGGACCAATTCGAATCGGGCAAGGAGTAGAATTTGACTATTGCTCTGTTCACGCCACACAGGCAGTGAAGAAGTTAGGCTATCGTGCGATTGTTATGAATAATAACCCTGAAACAGTCAGCACAGATTATAGCGTTGCCGATCGTCTTTACTTTGAACCGTTGTCACTTGAAGATGTTCTAGGGGTAATTGAGAAGGAGCATATTATTGGAGTAGCCGTACAATT
This genomic interval carries:
- a CDS encoding aspartate aminotransferase family protein, with amino-acid sequence MSLTETSQTSIMQTYNRLPITAVKGEGSFLYSEDGTKYLDFTSGIATCNLGHQPEAIKKAVSDQLDLLWHCSNLYHIPKQQELADLLTQKSCFDQVFFCNSGTEANEAAIKLVRKWSGKETIATFSKSFHGRTLGSLSATAQPNLQDGFGSMLSGFEYFPYNDFDRLSEIEELKPAAVMLELVQGEGGVRPADQEWISELVSICKSNNILIVVDEVQTGMGRTGTLFAHEQYGFEPDIMTLAKGLGSGFPIGAMLAKESVASTFGPGTHGSTFGGNPLASTAATETVNEIISLMNHAKEMGEFMVNAIQNLSKKYKSMIEVRGLGLLLGIEVKDAAPFVNQLREKDVLVLSAGPTVIRILPPLNVSMKEAEEFLKKLTEVFKAADEEDQP
- a CDS encoding carbamoyl phosphate synthase small subunit encodes the protein MKKGYLVLENGAVFEGDLIGAIEASGEVVFNTSMTGYQEIVSDPSYAGQIIVFCYPQIGNYGMNKLDSESEHLHLHGVVTGEQCEEHSHYLATGSFSNGLLQNEIPSLTGVDTRALVKMLRDYGTMKGQITAELPNNNVEWKSEKSFVPNVSVKEKTHYPGEGPHIILMDYGYKKSILTSLQSLGCAVTIMPFDTTFQEVVDLHPDGVVLSNGPGDPDALSATFETIRLISEKYPTFGICLGHQLLALAHGASTRKLPFGHRGSNHPVKHLETGKVFITSQNHGYEVVQDTLEDTGFALTFVNLNDGTVEGLKHQHYNIQSVQFHPEAHAGPSDTAFLFDAFMNQITRTGDQHYAFT
- the carB gene encoding carbamoyl-phosphate synthase (glutamine-hydrolyzing) large subunit, translated to MPLRKELKKVVILGSGPIVIGQAAEFDYAGTQACLALKEEGIEVVLINSNPATIMTDSSIADHVYMEPMTLPYVEEILKKENPDGIIGTLGGQTGLNLVVELYEKGILEKLNVELLGTSVESIQNGEDREKFRQLMIDIGEPVPESKIALTREEALTFAREIGYPIMVRPAYTMGGEGGGFAADDNALLEIVDHGLSLSPIHQVLIEKSMLGWKEIEYEVMRDENDTCMIVCNMENMDPVGIHTGDSIVVAPSQTLNDYQYQMLRNVSLKVIRAIDVIGGCNIQIGLNPESNDYYIIEVNPRVSRSSALASKATGYPIARMAAKCAIGFTLDELPNPITGNTYAAFEPALDYLVVKIPRFPFDKFPEGDRVLGTQMKATGEVMAIDRSFEGALNKAVRSLESGHQSLTGLYEEVSQEYLNEQLMTPTDERLFLISEAFRRGYSVEDIKSLTAIDRWFLHKVKRIVEAEVKIMNKTDLSLELLIHVKQLNVSDAYISKATGKTIDSIMSMCKEAGIQRGMKQVDTCAGEFEAITPYFYSTYLGSDEVQKTNEPGILVLGSGPIRIGQGVEFDYCSVHATQAVKKLGYRAIVMNNNPETVSTDYSVADRLYFEPLSLEDVLGVIEKEHIIGVAVQFGGQTAVNLAEELHERGVPILGTPVENINKVEDRDQFYQLLDSLSIPYIEGKMAYKPNEMKELAAELGFPIIVRPSYVIGGQNMFIFRHMDELKRYTQKLESSSKKMWPFLLDRFVEGIECEVDVICDGESIAIPGIMEHLERAGVHSGDSTAIYPPVSITEEQKETITMYSEKLSQALECRGLMNIQFVIDQGIIYVLEINPRSSRTVPVISKVTNIPMVEWAIKAQLQSNSLEATGLLEEKPYYTVKFPIFSNGKLKNVDHVLGPEMKSTGEVLAMAKTSEEALRKAIVSTWDPNKLPSSILCSISEEHKEAACDVLMKLKEKGVTIYATSGTAKLLNDKGIQSIVIKKDLDEIEALMKEELSAVVSIPTIGREKERSGFQMRALATRYKIPCFTHLDTLQLLVLEGSKTLEVNSLEHWHQMKETPIGQEG